Below is a genomic region from Medicago truncatula cultivar Jemalong A17 chromosome 3, MtrunA17r5.0-ANR, whole genome shotgun sequence.
TTAAGAGTGTGGTCTGTAGTCCGAGATGGATGGACATTTACCCAAGTAATTCCTTCAGCGGTTCTGCTTCACTGGATGAGAGCATGTCAACCAGCGATTCTCTGATGACTCCAGAATTTGAATATATTCGGAATGACGATGTTGTATCAATCAAATCAATTGAGAATAAAACATGCAACATTCTCAATATTTCAGACTCTTCCAAAATGGGAGGTTCGTTTATTAAAGGCTTAATCTTATACTCGCCCTTTCTTATGCTTTGGCTAATTTGGACAATACTTTTTTCAATAATTACAATTTGTAATCTGGAATACTCATGCATCATCCCATGATTTTAGGGAGAATACATGATATTGATACCATACTGAAGTCAAGAGCAAATGAATTTGTAGACATTGACCGCAATACCAAAGACCCACAGTTTTGTGCATCCTTTGCCCATGAAATCTATGAAAATTTGCGTGTATCAGAGGTTTGTCgtcttcatttattttaatgttttagtCACTTGTTGTAATTGTCAAAGTGATTGCTAGCAGAGTAGCATTTTGATCTATTTTGATGCTTTTATAGGTTTACAAATTTCTTGTTTGTGTTTGGTACCATAAATTAACCAATGCAATATTCATCTCTAAGAGTATGTTTGGGTAAGTGGTATAGGGTGGAACGGAGTGGAATAAAATGGAATGGAATGAGAtatcatttgttttttaaaatctaaactCAGGAATCTTAGCCCATTCCGCTCTATTAGACTTTATACCACCaatttcaattcccaacacacCGTAAGCAATGAGACCTGTGATATATTGAAATGTTGAATAGAAGTTATATCCCATTTAATGTAATTGAATAGAGTCAATGTAGGTGACTTGAAGACATGATGTATCAGTTCAATCTATATTTAAGAAAtagaatgtttttattttacaaaatatgcGATGTATCATTTCAATCTATATTTGAATATCAGATTGAATTGCTTCTCCAACTAAGTTTATTTATGACTATTTCACATATCAACTTTATGGATTATTTAATTGGCAACCTTCGTCTTAATGTTTGCAAGAAAGATTTGGACTAAATGTAAAAGTCATGttctttttttgagaaaattaaaattcatattaacGTCAAGaagaatattaattatataataaagattaggatgatgttgatgttgaattcaTCATTTGCATTTTCCTCTCAATTTATTTCTAGAAATTTGACTTTCACATGATGAGTGCGAAATAGTTGATGAAATTAAGAATTGATTTCTCTTAAGCAACTTGTTATTAATGTGATTTGGTCCCTCTTAAAAGGGCTAATGTCTTCTATTTTTACACAATATGAAAAGATAAATTACTAAATTGGTATGAGATATAGCTTTTCAAACTTCCAAACTCaggtttttctatcatatcaTTTATGCAGTTATGCCTgtggtttagtttttttttttttttttgaagaagctaaaatcCTGTGGTTTAGAAATTAAACATGTATATATCATTtgtctcatttatttttttatcttctttctactttttcatcttttgttttcttctaaTTTATGGTTTCAGAAATTTAAAAGGCCATCTATGGACTACATGGAGAAGATACAGAAAAAGATCAATGCTAGCATGCGGGCAATGCTTATTGATTGGCTTGTGGAGGTAAATTATGGTGGGTGACGGACTGCCGGGGTGATAGATTTATTCCAGGGGATTTGTTCTTCTCAATGtgctacttttttttagaattatttatataatttatcaatgtattgttatatcctgattGGCGGGACTTTATGTTTCATTCAAAAACTCGTTTTGACaatgttattttaaatattttgttgtgTCGGTTATTGAGAGATTTAAATACTCATGTTAGGAGAGGTAAAGATGCCATAGCAATGGAAGTAGGATTCATTGTTATTTGTATAGGATTCAGTGAACTtgcttttttctcttttttcctcATGAGGGAACACCAGAAGAATTGTATCCTTCATTAAGTTTCTTTTCAAATGGTTTTCACTtaatttctctctccattgtagGTTGCTGACGAGTACAGACTCCTACCTGATACACTATTTTTGGCAGTTAACTACCTTGATCGCTATCTTTCAGGCAAAGCAATGAACACGCAGCAGTTACAACTACTTGGTGTTACCTGCATGATGATTGCTGCGTAGGGTTCTTCTCTCTTAGTTATTGTTTGTTAAGTAATAtctacttaatttttttcactATACAGTGCTTGATTAAATTGTTTTCTTGTGTTTGTACtgcatttttatttgtatttgtattccATAAGGCTATAAATTGGTTTGAATTTGGCAGTAAATACGAGGAGATCTGTGCACCTAAGGTGGAAGAGTTCTGTTATGTAACTGATAATACATATTCTAAGGAGCAGGTTTGGGTTTTGTTATTTATCTATTAATTTGATTCATAACTGCAGCTTTGGATatctttttatttggttttagtaTCCTAAAACTATAGATATATGATATTATTGCAGGTGCTGGAGATGGAGTCCTCTGTTCTGAATTTCTTGAAGTTTGAAATGACAGCTCCTACAATTAGATGTTTTTTGAGGTAATGACTGGTTTTCTTCATATTATTGACAAGTGGAAGTAAGTTGCTTTTGTATTAACTTGTGAACATGCCAATGCAGACGCTTCATTACTGTTGCCCAACAAACATGTGAGGTATGAATCTCAGTTGAGACTCTTTTTAGTCTATCTAAGTTAGGATAATCATGACAATTTATGATGTTTACATTGCACTGTTTTCAGATTCCATTGATGCAGTTGGAGTATTTGGCCGACTATGTAGCGGATTTATCGCTTCTAGAGTATGATATGCTTAAGTACACCCCATCATTAATAGCTGCATCAGCCACTTTCTTGGCTAAATATATACTACTTTCGACAAAGAATCCCTGGGTATGTATTGCAGGAAACCTATTTTGCTGAATATCTTTTGATAGGCATATATACTGATGTTGTGCAACTATGCATATGCTTTGGTATAGAACTCTATGCTAAGGCATTACACAGGTTACCAAGCATCAGAATTGCGGGAATGTGTTGAGGGATTGCATTTGTTGTACCGAAATGGCTATCATAGTTCACCTTCCATTACTGCTATCAGAGAGAAATACAGTCAGCATAAGGTGAGAATACCCGGCTCTTTCTCTCTTGTTTACGAGTGTAGTAAAATTGGGTGACTAAAAGCAGTCTACACTCTACAATCACAATCCTTAGTTCTAAGCATTTTTGTGCATCTCGTTCATCAGTTTTGGAGTTCCCTCAATATGGATtccaataatttgttttaaacaAATAGTTGATTAAGTGATAATCATATTGAGAATTGACGGAAATGTATTATATTGCCTTAATTATTTggattaatattaaaaatattttctcacCGGTTAAAAGGGTAAATCAAATGGAGGATAGTCTAGTAATTAGAGAAAGTGGACTTAACCTATCTAAGAATATCTATGTATAGAGTATAGATATgattcatgataaaaaaaatcacagttCAAACATGTGAGAGTTGAGGGTGGGAAACTGTtcagttaacaaaaaaaaaaggttttgactGTTGCATTATTAATTTGGATTTTGTAGGATTCGTAATGCCGGTAACTAACTTCATGTAATTAAGGTTGCAATGCATGCAAATTAGTGGGGTATCAGGGACTAGATTGAAGGGTGTAAAGGGGTTGTCCATTTAGAATTGCAGTCATCTATTAGGCTATTAATTTGCACACGCAATCTATTTATGGCTACATATGGCTTGAATATCTGGCTCTTATTGCATATTTCTGCAGCTCTGAAAAGGATGGattaatttttctgtttttagtttttgacaAACTGGACTGCTGCATTTGGGGTTAATGTTCTTGTTTATTATGAAGTTCTTTTATCCTGTTATGTCCCGATGTTCATCTTTATCACCACTTACAAATTACTAATTGATTTCATATCGTTTCATGTTAATATATGGATTCAGTTCAAGTTTGCTGCAAAGAAGTGTTGTCCTCCATCAATACCAGTAGAAGTATTTCACAACTGAACTCACATACTATTACAAGAAATGCTAGCAAAATACTGAATTGGACATTATTGAATACAATATTTGGGATTGACATATTTTTCAAAGAGTGATCTATTCGCCAGACGACTAAATTgactttttgagaaaatatcataagtttttaaaaatgtatCAAAAAGTGTTTCTACTATTCAAATACCTGCGGTGTCCGCTCTGGAAGATTTTGGATCATTGTGAGCAAAGGGATGTAATGTTGCTTGTCTTGCCTAGTGGAATTTTACATGCCGCTAATTTTGTGCCAGCCATTTTGATTTTCAAGCTACTGTACCAAGTCCATTTAGACACATTCGTTCTTCATTGTCATGTACAGTTCCTCCCTGCAGACcttgttgaattaaataaatttacaagTTAAAATTCTCCGtccaaacaaaatcataatcattcttatttttttctttctttattttaaacttGCTCTTtatccttcattttctctttatgtTCATGCGATTCGTTGTCTTATGGCATGTGTAGAGAGCTCCCTTTATTGTTTTATGCTTTTTTATGTCATGTTATACAATGTATCTATTCATGGCCATCATTAGTGAAGTCTTACTTATCTCTAGGGAGTATGTATTTTTCTTCCACAAGACTTTAATGCGAGACTTTGTTTATGAGACTCGAGCTTAGTTTCTTTCATTAAGACCAATGTTGGTCTCCATGTTTGTgttttatgtttctttctttGATTTAAACAACCCATCCATTATATTCTGTTGACATATTTGCCCTACTCCAACTTGACAATCAAAGAAGGAATTACTTTGAATTTCTTTAGAAGCTAAATCCCCAGCTTgtgtatttatataatttatagggtAAATCCCCAGCTTgtgtatttataatttataatgaaAAGATTACaatcaaatacttaaattataGGGGAAAAGAGAGAGCTTAATACAGTCTCACATAATCATCTAATAACAATGGTCGCCACATACAACAattataacaataattaaatcttattctattGAGTAAAATCGGTTACATAAACTAAATCACGACATAATATTTTATcctatattatatttctatcaaactcattaatatctagattattttaatagtttttcttATAGCTCTAGACCCTCCACAATGGAAGGGTCTTCCTTTGAAGTCAGTACCTAATAAGTTCTTTCATTGTGAAGTCAAAAAAATGGATACCTACTTGGGAGAGATGCTACATTAAACACTCTCTTTTTCTGCGGGATCGGCGTGGTTTTATTATTAGAATGTTGAAATGTATGTGGAGTTATTgataaatgattaataaatgccgtttaagaaatttgtttgAGATTTTGAGTTGGAGAAATTGAATGTTTATTatgtaaatcaaataaaaaaattataaatgaattatGTATACACGTGAGACCATTTAAATACCAAAAAAATTTGACTATCCTCAATTAAATCTACTTTGCTTACTACAAAATTTACTAAATCGAAGAAAGTATTGAATCCATTTTTAATCCTATCTTTATACAATATTTTCTCTACTATCTAAATCTtaaatatacaagttaaaatcaaaatataaatttagaataaatacatttgacttttgtttatgtttaagtTTAGATAGAGTAAATAGAAAGATAATGACAAGTTTGGCAGGTAAAAAAGTTTGATTGGAGAATGTTAAGTAAAtagataaatgtttttttttttttttatcaggtaATCTAtggctggagctcacacatttttaaatgtgaagaagtgaggtatataaaatgcatttgtttctaccaactgagctaagctcattgGGTCAAATGTTCTTAATATATTATGTAGaagaacaacaaaatttcaaacaaaatccCCTAAATCACGAAGACTTGTTAtgcaatgacaaaaaaaaaaaacaccatttttGGAATATGACCGTAACTTAAATCTAAGTTATTGAATTGGCCATGGCAACGGCCACTGCACCCCAGCTGTTTACGtaatgacaaaataaaacatttacatTTATAAGTATAATAATCATGTATGCAACTATTAAAGCCAtccatttctcttcttttaatttgcaactatttgtttttcttttaaaaagttgttgaCAAAGGTCCATTTAGGATCATCATCCAGGGGATCTCAGGTCCAGCAAAATCATGTACCAAATACCTCATCGAGACATTAATATTTATACGAATCTTCAATGCTCCAATTATAACGTTGTCTAGTTTAATAAGAGTtatctttttatgttttaacaTTTCTGAATCTAAAagaatatattgaaataattctagttaaaaaattattgaaatatatatataggagtTTGTTACAATAGACCCACTCATTTTTACGAAGATTTAAACAACCAACACCTTTTCACCTAGACACAAAGacccttatttttgttttttgaaccAAATATATTAGATAGCATCGTTGATATAACTTATTTCCAAGATAGGGTTATATTAGCACCAAAGAATTCAATTGTTGATCAAATAAACGATTATATGTTGGATTTGATATCAGATTTAGAATAAGTTTATTTGAGTTAGGATTCCCCGCTTTCATAAAACAAAGATGGTGATGTGATTGCTGATGTTCACACTCCTAAATTTCTCCACACCACCCCGAGTTGGTGAAggatagtaaaaaaaaaactcgtagCTGCATTGTAGCACCCGCTCTAACTTTCTCTTCTTATCTTGTATGGATCAAGAATCAATTTGACATTCAAATTGTGTAAAGTTAggaaagaatttcaaatttctaaCCCATTTAATTATAACTTTGACTAATTAAATactttataaattaatattttatctgGAACAATTCTTTGCCTGACTATATTTATTTCATAGTCAACTTTATTTACCATGAagttttttacttaaaaatcggagggttaaaacaaaaataaaaaatattatatatactttATAAATATTCATCGTTTTAAAAGTTCTCTAAATTAATCATTCAAATACTgaaatttacaaagaaagatttaaatttttacacaaaaattACATTACCTTAAAACATTTCTTCATCCAACcacaaaaaatatcaattaatattttcctattattaattatgttgataTAGTGTACAGGCAGATAATACTAAAATATCAATGAAGAAGGGTAAGAAGACTGAGTACTGACTACTGAAGGAGTGAGTCAAGTCAGCTGTAGAAtttagataaatatttttttctttttttttgtcaggtaatctatggctggagctcacacatttttaaatgtgaagaagtgaggtatataaaatgcatttgttcctaccaactgagctaagctcattgGGTCAAATgttcttaatatatattatgtagaagaacaacaaaatttcaaacaaaatccCCTAAATCACGAAGACTTGTTAtgcaatgacaaaaaaaaaaacaccatttttGGAATATGACCGTAACTTAAATCTAAGTTATTGAATTGGCCATGGCCACGGCCACTGCACCCCAGCTGTTTACGtaatgacaaaataaaacatttacatTCAATATTTTCTTCCATGAAATACCTTAGGTTATAATTTAAGTCACTCTCTCGCATCTCCATGCATAAATTTGAATTCTACACaatttaaattagaattttttcaAAAGTGACATTAGAAATAGAAAATGGACAAGTAGGCAGAAATATGGTTGGGAATTGGGATACCCTCTCTTCCTCACAATAAAAGACAGAATTCAGTGACCGTTTGatatttgaattcaaattcaaaatacaTACACATAGCTCCCTTCAGATCCCTCAACTTCAGGGTACTACTCCTTAATGGGCCCCACCCCGCTCCTAAGCTAACGAATACCGAAACCTAATCAACGGTCCAGATCTTTCCCCCATTTTAAACCATCACTTTCCCCCCTCATCAAAAGCACAATTCCTTCATAAATAACCAAAATTTATTACACTCACgtacaaacacaaacacactctcttttctttctttctttcttttcactgAAAAAGTTTCAAACCAAAGCAAAAGAAAACGCTCTGTTTCAAACCATAGCAAAAGTTAAAGAAGTTCAAAATCTCTCTTCttgcttctttctttctttctttcattgaATCATAATTTGAAAATGTCTAATCATAATAATCGTCGTTCATCGTTTTCTTCTTCAACAACTTCGTCAATGGCGAAACGACACCCACCTGTTACCGCTTTAACATCAGAGAACAACGCCGGAAAAGTTTTAGCAGCCTCTGCCAAGAAACGTCCTCCTCTCACTAATCTCACCAATCAAAATTCTTCCCGCAACAACTCATCTactttggtatttttttttcaccCTTCCATCTTCTTTAAAGATTCGTTCTTTTTCAATTCCATCGCGAAAAATGAAGACCCATTTGAATTTTATGCGTGATTATAACGATTTTGGAATTGGGTTGTTGTTAATTTTGTAGGTAACTAAAGTTGCAAAGACAAAGAAAGAACCTTCACCATGCAATTCTTCTTCAAGCTCAGTGATTTCTGTTAACAAAAAACCTACTTTGTCGAATGTTAAATCCGCTACTGTTGTTTTTCCTAAAGCcattactactactactagtaCTACTTCTTCATTTTCTGGAAAGAATGAAGTTGTTCCTCCTCCTTCATCGGTTGCTCCTACTACCTTCAATGTTCCGGTTTCGAGTAGTATGGATTTATCGTCTCCTGGTAAATCCGATGGAATGTCGGTTTCTATGGACGAGACAATGTCGTCGTGTGATTCTTTCAAGAGTCCTGATATTGAATATGTCGATAACAGTGATGTTCCAGCTGTAGATTCTATTGAGAGGAAGACTTTTTGTAGTCTCAACATTTCTGATTCTAATTACCCATCAGGTTACATTTTGATGCTGTGTAGATATTCATAGTCTCGTAAATTATGATTATTTGGTTACCCTTTTGATTTTACTGGTGCATTTTGAGATGATACTAATGATTGATTTGTTTTCAGGTAACATTTGCAGTAGAGACATTCTTGTTGAGTTGGAAAAGGGAGAGAAAATTGTTAATATTGATAATGATTACATGGATCCTCAGCTCTGTGCTACCTTTGCCTGTGATATCTACAAGCATCTACGTGCATCTGAGGTATAGCTTCATTTTCACTGTTGACAAAGATTTATATTGTGTTTGTACATTTTATCCTATGCCAAAAGGCATCGATTTTGAGTTTAATAAGTGTTCTGATATATGGTATATACATAAGATAAATGTACATAGGACCACGTTTTGTCAAAGTGTAAGCAGCTTACACTAATTTTGCACTAGtcagtgaaaaaaaaaaagagtttaacCCTCAAATTGGGTAAGTTAAGTCTGATTGTTCTAGCTAGGACTCAAACTTGGTACTCCGGATCGATTTGACCTTCGTTGAAGGTCATTAATTACTTAAGAACGCATGGTTGATTACACCATTTAGTTAGCATGATAAGATTGATTTATTATTGTTCTTACTGCCAGGAGCCCAGGACAGTAATGTAACACATTTGTCTatcatattattaattatttattcctAAGTATATTCTTATCTTTTCCAAATTTTCTGGAATCTCAGACAAAGAAAAGGCCTTCAACAGACTTCATGGAGAAAATTCAAAAGGACATAAATCCCAGCATGCGTGCTATATTGATTGATTGGCTAGTGGAGGTAATGTTTCTAGTGGTCAATTACTCATGTGGATTTTGCCAATTCCTacattttgattaatttagtcATGTGGTCAATTTGGATTTGTATTACATTGCCATTTGCCAATTAGAATATAGAGTTCATTGTGAAAACTCTGTGTGCTAATTATCTGTATCTATTTCCAACTGCAGGTGGCTGAAGAGTATAGACTTGTACCCGATACATTGTATTTGACAGTAAACTATATTGATCGATATCTTTCTGGGAATCCGATGAACAGGCAACAATTACAATTACTTGGAGTTGCTTCTATGATGATTGCCTCGTAAGGAAGCATacaactttgtgttttttttataatgttttatctCTAGGCATGAAGTAAtaagaattcatttttttattattgttggcAGTAAATATGAGGAGATTTGTGCACCTCAGGTGGAGGAATTTTGTTATATAACTGATAACACATACTTCAAGGATGAGGTTTGTGTTGAATTCTTAggttaaaaatttgttttgattatacCATTTGAAGCTTGCAAATCTAAAGCAAATCATTTCATGCAGGTTTTGCAGATGGAATCTACTGTCTTGAATTTTCTAAAATTCGAAATGACTGCCCCAACAATTAAATGCTTCTTGAGAAGATTTGTACGTGCAGCTCAAGGAATTGATGAGGTATCTTCTACTTTTCATTGGTGATTTATAAGGCTCATGCACTTGTGTCATAGGATGTTCAAACACGAGCACCTAATTTTTCACACTTTATTTGCACCAACCTGTAAGAACACATGATATAAGCTATAAGAAGTAATTGGAGAAGCAAGTAAGAACACATTACACACTCACTTCTGATGATAAATTACAGAGAAACTCAAACTTATGACTATTTCCATTTCTCACATTTGATGAGATAGCATTGATTTGTATGTTATGGCACATGACTCTAATTATTAGGATTCCATTTCTAAATTATTGACCCCTTTTTTCTTGGTTTCATATGCATTGCTCAGGTCCCTTCACTACAACTAGAGTGCTTGACAAATTTTATCGCCGAATTATCTCTGTTGGAGTACAGTATGCTTTGTTATGCTCCATCACTTATAGCAGCTTCTTCAATTTTCCTGGCCAAATATATGCTTTTCCCTGCCATGAAACCATGGGTATGCTGCTAATGACGAAGATTCATGTGTCCCACTATAATTAGAGAATGAATCATAAATTTTCCTTTGCTTAACATGCTTGTTTGTGTATTTTGCAACAGAATCCGACATTGCAGCATTACACTCAATACCAGCCTTCTGATTTGTGTGCTTGTGTAAAGGATCTCCACCGTCTTTGTTGCAACAGCCCTAATTCTAATTTGCCTGCAATTAAGGAGAAATACAATCAGCACAAGGTAACATATTCATCTTAACTTTTAAGCACACACACACTTTCTAAGATGGTATATAATCTGTTTTGTTAATAATCTTctcataaatttatttgttttttcagTATAAATACGTTGCCAATAAGTACTGCCCTCCTTCAATACCTCAAGAATTTTTCCAGAACTGAGCAGAGAGTTGATGTGTTGATTGAATGTGTCCAATTCCCAGTTGGAAAGCGTTAGATTGACACAAAGGGCTTCTTCTTGTATCTGCTTTGATTGATGACGCCCACAAAATCGACGCTTCAAGAAGCAACTTGTATCATTAGCTACTGCTTCTTCTGCAACCATTAATGGATGGCTAGACAGATAGATGTAACCAATTTCTAAACATCTTTTCCCAAATAATTGCTAGGTAGATAGATGTAATGGAAAAGATGACAAATTTAGTAGTAGTGAGTAAGCATGACAGACTCAGGGTTCTAGATTTAGCGTATCACCAATCACCATTGTGCTAGTTCATGTAATCTTCCTAACCTTCTCAAGGTTTGAAAAACAGCTCAAcatttaaatcaaattaaatatcatgtgtttaataataataataatgtactTGATTGATATTCTATATTGCTGCTTCTGTTTATTAACATATCCACCGAAAAAGTTTACACAATACAGAGGTAGAATACAAGGCCAAATCCACATTAACAATAAACGCTCAACCTACAATTTTTACATCCCACCTTAATTATTTACTATACATTACTCTTATGTTTAATATGCCATCACCATTTACAGACCACATTGTGCATGTAGCCCTGTACTAACAATGTAGTTTGGCATGTTGTTGAGCCAATGGCAATCCTCAAATGAACAATAAGGTCCACCCTTAGGCATCTCAACATTCACAGGCTTGATATATTTGGGTGACCAAGCAGGGGTTCCATCTTCATAAGAATTATGAGTCAATCTTGTTAAACCCGAACCATCCAACCTCACGGTAAATATTTCACCGTAAGGTTGATAATGATGAGGGTTAGAGATTGGCTCCGCTGATATTCCTGCATAATCTGATGTAAACACCATACTCTTTCCATCAGGGCTAAAATAAGGATGATTCGTCCTCCCACCTGAACCACTGTGAATCAGTTTCCTCAACCCGGTTCCATCCGGGTGGATCAAATAAATTTCAAAGCTTCCACTTCCTGGGTCATGACGATCCGATGCAAAAGCAATCCATTCTCCATCAGGGGACCAGTTGCACATTGTATCAGACCATGGACCCTCAGTTAGTCTCTTAAGCCCGTTTTTCTCTCCGTGAACGGCATCCATTATGTAAAGATTCTTATGACCTGATCGACCTGAACGGAAAACAATCCATTTTCCATCCGGTGATGGTGACGGAAAGGCATTGTTCTTTCCATCCAGAGTCAACTTCTTGACGAAATTTCGGTCAACATCGATGGATATGATATCAACCTCAGTGCTTTCTGAAGCAAAGGTTTCTCCAACTGCTGTGTAGATTACACCGGGTCGAACCCGGTCCCATGCGGTTGAGAAAGCCATTGCATCAGAAACCTTTTTTCGGTTCGAACCGTCTCGGTTCACGACATAAACACCAGGCATCTCAACGTAAGCAATTCTATCTCCAGAGGGTGAGAAAACCGGAAACGAACCAGTGAACCGGAAGAGAGTTAGATTTGGAACGGGGCTCCGAACATTCTCTAGCATAAACTGAGGACTGGTGTTACTTTCTTTTCCCCTGCACTTGTGATACCCGACCCGCGCTGAATCGGGTGAGATAAACGGGTTGAGATGGTGAGTATTAGGTGAGACGAAACGAGTTAACTCCTTGAACTCGTTGTTAACCAGGTCGAATAATTCAATGTGACGGAAGTTAGAGCCAGGTCTTCTCGTTGCGACGGCGATGAATTTGTTGTTTCCCGGTGAAGTTGCCGGTGTGAATACGTGTAAACCCGGTGGGGTAACTCGTTCGATGAGAACAGAGTAAGAAGAATCAGTGGTGAGAATTGCTCTGTAAATACTCAACCAACCGTCGTTTCctctccggtgaaagtaaataGTCCGATCATCAACCCAACTTGGCCAGCCACCGTGATCAACTACTTTGTATCTGTGAGTTCCGTCGTGAGTGAGGAAAACGTAGATGTCTGTAGTGAGATCCTCTACTTCACCGGACCAACCATTACCGCCGTAAGAAGCAACTGCTGTCCATTTCCCGGTAGGAGATACGGCTGGGCTGAAATCAGCGACGCCGTATGGAGTGAGTCTTCGGGTGTTACCCGATTTAAGATGGGTGGAATAAACGGCGGTCCAGCTGACACGTTGCACACCGGGATCCTCGTGGGTTGACACGTAGATTAAATATTGACCGTCGCTGGATAAACTTGGTTTATCTTTGATTGAAAGTTGAGACTGTGTTTGAGTGAGG
It encodes:
- the LOC25489688 gene encoding cyclin-A1-4 translates to MFTRSRRFASSSSSEKKPSVSENSTSNKNVAAVKTRLTKKRPALADVTNNRNASLVKTSLAAPYKPMVPCASKTAKTKKDSIASSQKNVMSENILQPSSRIRSSGFLVSKEACSTKASQIKTGVKAFIAPSNDGAVCPDFKSVVCSPRWMDIYPSNSFSGSASLDESMSTSDSLMTPEFEYIRNDDVVSIKSIENKTCNILNISDSSKMGGRIHDIDTILKSRANEFVDIDRNTKDPQFCASFAHEIYENLRVSEKFKRPSMDYMEKIQKKINASMRAMLIDWLVEVADEYRLLPDTLFLAVNYLDRYLSGKAMNTQQLQLLGVTCMMIAAKYEEICAPKVEEFCYVTDNTYSKEQVLEMESSVLNFLKFEMTAPTIRCFLRRFITVAQQTCEIPLMQLEYLADYVADLSLLEYDMLKYTPSLIAASATFLAKYILLSTKNPWNSMLRHYTGYQASELRECVEGLHLLYRNGYHSSPSITAIREKYSQHKFKFAAKKCCPPSIPVEVFHN
- the LOC25489689 gene encoding cyclin-A1-1 gives rise to the protein MSNHNNRRSSFSSSTTSSMAKRHPPVTALTSENNAGKVLAASAKKRPPLTNLTNQNSSRNNSSTLVTKVAKTKKEPSPCNSSSSSVISVNKKPTLSNVKSATVVFPKAITTTTSTTSSFSGKNEVVPPPSSVAPTTFNVPVSSSMDLSSPGKSDGMSVSMDETMSSCDSFKSPDIEYVDNSDVPAVDSIERKTFCSLNISDSNYPSGNICSRDILVELEKGEKIVNIDNDYMDPQLCATFACDIYKHLRASETKKRPSTDFMEKIQKDINPSMRAILIDWLVEVAEEYRLVPDTLYLTVNYIDRYLSGNPMNRQQLQLLGVASMMIASKYEEICAPQVEEFCYITDNTYFKDEVLQMESTVLNFLKFEMTAPTIKCFLRRFVRAAQGIDEVPSLQLECLTNFIAELSLLEYSMLCYAPSLIAASSIFLAKYMLFPAMKPWNPTLQHYTQYQPSDLCACVKDLHRLCCNSPNSNLPAIKEKYNQHKYKYVANKYCPPSIPQEFFQN
- the LOC25489690 gene encoding uncharacterized protein, whose translation is MIARQLCIVLLLLHLLVFPLLKAVEEDASSSDSIIFTTLGRPDYAFDIYSLPIHHHYHHQELQLTDGHSVNFNGQFLPNLTSIKLLTHQDPPPLQLVYVTERTGFPTIYYDAVYTTTTKINDRIQLPLLPNHLTQTQSQLSIKDKPSLSSDGQYLIYVSTHEDPGVQRVSWTAVYSTHLKSGNTRRLTPYGVADFSPAVSPTGKWTAVASYGGNGWSGEVEDLTTDIYVFLTHDGTHRYKVVDHGGWPSWVDDRTIYFHRRGNDGWLSIYRAILTTDSSYSVLIERVTPPGLHVFTPATSPGNNKFIAVATRRPGSNFRHIELFDLVNNEFKELTRFVSPNTHHLNPFISPDSARVGYHKCRGKESNTSPQFMLENVRSPVPNLTLFRFTGSFPVFSPSGDRIAYVEMPGVYVVNRDGSNRKKVSDAMAFSTAWDRVRPGVIYTAVGETFASESTEVDIISIDVDRNFVKKLTLDGKNNAFPSPSPDGKWIVFRSGRSGHKNLYIMDAVHGEKNGLKRLTEGPWSDTMCNWSPDGEWIAFASDRHDPGSGSFEIYLIHPDGTGLRKLIHSGSGGRTNHPYFSPDGKSMVFTSDYAGISAEPISNPHHYQPYGEIFTVRLDGSGLTRLTHNSYEDGTPAWSPKYIKPVNVEMPKGGPYCSFEDCHWLNNMPNYIVSTGLHAQCGL